One window of Papaver somniferum cultivar HN1 chromosome 9, ASM357369v1, whole genome shotgun sequence genomic DNA carries:
- the LOC113309991 gene encoding apoptosis-inducing factor 2-like, with product MASETTGEKRVVVVGGGIAGALAAKSLQSDGDVVLIDPKEYFEITWASMRAKVEPSVAERMVVKHKDYFTNGRLAMSSAVGVTETHVLTADGESIPYDYLVIATGHNDNFPKTKSERMEQYQADYNKIESADSILIIGGGPSGVELAGELAVDFPGKKVTLVHSRLRLLDFVGAKASKKALDWLTSRKVEVILGQLVDLKSHSDGDKTFKTSTGETIVADIHFFCVGRPLSSSWIKDSVLNEAVDARGRVMVDEHLRVKGRKNVFAIGDITDIPEMKQGYLAQKHALLAAKNVKLLMDGGKESKLASYKTGSDIAIISLGRKEAVAQFPFTTIVGCIPGLIKSKDLFIGKTRKTMGV from the exons ATGGCATCAGAAACAACAGGGGAAAAAagggttgttgttgttggtggtggaatTGCCGGTGCCCTAGCTGCTAAATCTCTTCAATCTGATGGTGATGTTGTTCTCATCGATCC TAAGGAGTATTTTGAAATTACATGGGCGAGCATGAGAGCAAAAGTTGAGCCCTCAGTTGCCGAGAGAATGGTGGTGAAGCACAAGGATTACTTTACAAATGGGCGTCTTGCCATGTCTTCGGCTGTTGGTGTCACGGAGACACATGTATTAACAGCTGATGGAGAGTCGATACCGTACGACTACCTTGTCATTGCTACTGGCCACAATGATAATTTTCCCAAGACAAAAAGTGAGAGGATGGAACAATATCAAGCAG ACTACAACAAGATAGAGTCTGCAGATTCAATTTTAATCATTGGGGGAGGGCCAAGTGGTGTTGAACTTGCTGGGGAGCTTGCTGTTGATTTTCCTGGGAAGAAAGTGACTCTGGTTCACAGCAGGCTGAGGTTGTTAGATTTTGTTGGAGCAAAGGCTTCTAAGAAGGCTTTAGATTGGTTAACCTCAAGGAAGGTTGAGGTGATTTTGGGTCAGTTAGTTGATTTGAAGTCTCATTCAGATGGAGATAAAACGTTCAAAACATCAACTGGGGAAACAATCGTAGCAGATATCCACTTCTTTTGTGTAGGAAGGCCGTTAAGTTCATCATGGATAAAAGACTCTGTACTTAACGAGGCTGTAGATGCTCGAGGAAGGGTGATGGTTGATGAACACTTAAGGGTGAAGGGTCGCAAAAATGTCTTCGCTATTGGAGATATTACTGACATCCCG GAAATGAAACAAGGGTACCTGGCACAGAAGCATGCTCTATTAGCAGCCAAGAACGTGAAGTTGTTGATGGATGGAGGAAAAGAAAGTAAGTTGGCAAGTTACAAAACTGGTTCAGATATCGCAATTATTTCCTTAGGTAGAAAAGAGGCTGTGGCTCAGTTTCCTTTTACAACTATTGTTGGATGCATTCCTGGATTAATCAAATCCAAGGATCTCTTCATTGGGAAGACAAGGAAGACTATGGGGGTTTGA